One part of the Sphingobacterium sp. LZ7M1 genome encodes these proteins:
- a CDS encoding TonB-dependent receptor, with amino-acid sequence MKRVSFILSFCFLAAGQFVQAQHHHHDTLKNVAIEEVVVSTQVSVNKQLENEQRASKQANIDQILDRIAGVQMVRRGNYAWEPTIRSLNAAQINLTIDGMAIFGACTDRMDPISSYIEPSNLKQINVNIGPSFNSYAGGMAGGMNFKLANPELSKVPQLNGMLGTGYESNSQAVQTLASLQYSSDKFAFLVNGIFRKAQNYKAADRTIVPNSQFQKWNGSIAATYKLNSKNQILAQYLADYGQDIGYPALTMDVAFANANIVSLTHVYNAGKVGLNEIRSKIYFNHIDHAMDDSKRPAETVPMHMDMPGLSCTAGFYSESGYQFAKHHLQARLNGYINRLTANMTMYPKEGNPMFMFTLPDVQRGLLSLDLSDRYYLNEKWMLDFMGTYSLANSSIYSQQGKEQLSSLTDAPLDGSNHLGNINLTGHYHPSANLHWMAKIGYANRSASLQEYYGFYLFNRLDSYDYLGNVDLKTEKSLQASFGLSYQLPWLRLEANLYNYYFRDYIAGRINPDFHVMTIGATGVKQHQNLEHANLMGAEMAMKIKFLKNLEWLSTIAFSEGKDFEGNYLPLISPFTNNNTFLFNHKGYVAQFEVSYFAKQNKVSTAIYGDTATPEATLFNVAVRKAFQIKQQKLTANLRLENIFDRYYFRHQDIMKIARPGRNLIAQINFSF; translated from the coding sequence ATGAAAAGGGTTTCTTTTATTTTAAGTTTTTGCTTCCTTGCGGCTGGACAATTTGTTCAAGCCCAGCATCATCATCATGACACCTTGAAGAATGTTGCCATTGAGGAAGTGGTGGTAAGTACTCAGGTTTCAGTAAATAAGCAGCTTGAAAATGAACAACGAGCTTCTAAACAAGCCAATATTGACCAGATCTTGGACAGGATAGCTGGGGTACAGATGGTTCGCAGGGGCAATTATGCCTGGGAACCAACCATCCGTAGCCTAAATGCTGCGCAGATCAATCTGACAATTGATGGAATGGCGATTTTTGGAGCATGTACCGATCGTATGGATCCTATCAGCTCTTACATTGAGCCCAGTAACTTGAAGCAGATCAATGTGAATATTGGCCCATCATTCAACAGCTATGCTGGGGGAATGGCCGGAGGAATGAACTTCAAACTTGCCAATCCAGAACTTTCCAAAGTACCTCAATTGAATGGAATGCTAGGGACAGGTTATGAATCGAACTCACAAGCTGTTCAGACCTTGGCATCACTGCAATATAGTTCGGATAAATTTGCATTCCTCGTGAACGGAATTTTTAGAAAAGCACAGAACTATAAAGCGGCGGACAGGACAATTGTTCCAAATTCGCAGTTCCAGAAATGGAATGGATCTATTGCTGCGACCTATAAGTTGAATTCCAAGAATCAAATACTTGCCCAATATCTTGCCGATTATGGTCAGGATATTGGGTATCCTGCATTGACCATGGATGTTGCTTTTGCCAATGCAAATATTGTTTCCCTGACGCATGTCTATAATGCCGGCAAAGTAGGGCTGAATGAAATTCGATCTAAGATTTATTTCAACCATATAGACCATGCTATGGATGATAGCAAAAGACCTGCGGAAACTGTTCCGATGCACATGGATATGCCCGGTCTGTCATGTACTGCTGGCTTTTATTCCGAGTCGGGATATCAGTTTGCCAAGCATCATTTGCAAGCAAGGCTAAATGGATACATCAATAGGTTGACAGCCAATATGACCATGTATCCAAAAGAAGGTAATCCTATGTTTATGTTTACCCTGCCCGATGTACAGCGAGGTTTGCTGAGCTTGGACCTGTCAGATAGATACTATCTGAATGAAAAATGGATGCTGGATTTTATGGGAACCTATAGCTTAGCGAACTCCAGTATCTATAGCCAGCAAGGGAAAGAACAGCTATCTAGCTTAACAGATGCTCCTCTCGATGGTTCAAATCACCTTGGAAACATTAACCTGACCGGCCATTATCATCCATCTGCCAATTTGCATTGGATGGCAAAGATTGGATATGCGAACCGCAGTGCCAGTCTTCAGGAATATTATGGGTTCTATCTGTTCAACCGGTTGGATAGCTATGATTACCTAGGTAATGTGGATCTGAAAACCGAGAAGTCACTACAGGCAAGCTTTGGTCTCAGCTATCAGCTTCCTTGGCTTAGATTGGAGGCAAATCTGTATAACTACTATTTCAGGGACTACATTGCCGGAAGGATTAATCCTGACTTTCATGTGATGACCATTGGTGCTACTGGGGTGAAACAACATCAGAATTTGGAACATGCCAATCTGATGGGGGCTGAAATGGCCATGAAGATCAAGTTCTTAAAGAATCTGGAGTGGTTGAGCACCATAGCCTTTTCCGAAGGAAAGGATTTTGAAGGCAATTACCTGCCGTTGATTTCGCCTTTTACCAATAATAATACTTTCCTCTTTAACCATAAGGGCTATGTGGCGCAATTTGAAGTAAGTTATTTTGCTAAACAAAATAAAGTGAGTACCGCCATTTATGGGGATACCGCTACACCCGAAGCAACCTTGTTCAATGTTGCGGTGCGGAAGGCATTCCAAATAAAGCAGCAAAAACTAACCGCTAATTTAAGGTTGGAAAATATCTTTGATAGATATTATTTTCGCCATCAAGATATCATGAAGATTGCTAGACCTGGCCGTAATTTAATAGCCCAGATCAACTTTTCTTTCTAA
- a CDS encoding metal-sulfur cluster assembly factor: protein MEVDFTSPFASEQLKAMQSLMLVMDPELGINIIDMGLVYGFDFTKSDKLQIQMTLTTPYCPMAGSITQAVQKSMEKTFPDRVIILELVWQPEWSPDLMTEAGREQLNRQ from the coding sequence ATGGAAGTTGATTTTACATCTCCGTTTGCTTCGGAGCAATTGAAGGCGATGCAATCGCTGATGTTAGTCATGGATCCAGAACTTGGGATAAACATCATTGATATGGGCTTGGTCTATGGATTTGATTTTACAAAGAGCGACAAGCTACAGATTCAAATGACCTTAACGACGCCCTATTGTCCGATGGCAGGGTCCATCACACAGGCGGTGCAAAAAAGTATGGAAAAGACCTTTCCTGACCGAGTAATCATATTAGAACTGGTTTGGCAACCGGAATGGTCACCTGATCTGATGACCGAGGCGGGAAGGGAACAATTGAATAGACAATAA
- a CDS encoding ABC transporter permease subunit, with protein sequence MNKIIRYVFVDLLRNKTIIFYTVLLFALSVSVFSMEDNYEKGLVSLLNIVLFVVPLVSIVFSSIYLYNSAEFICLLVSQPLKRGNIWLSIFAGLAGTLCLSFFIGVGIPTLIYAFSSSGLILVGCGLLLSVIFVSIALWTSVLIRDKSKGIGLAILLWLYFGLLFDALVLFMLFQFSDYPIENFMVGLSMFNPIDVCRIMILLQLDLSAMMGYTGAIFRDFFGNALGMGLTMGVLFLWASIPLWLSVRYFKKKDL encoded by the coding sequence ATGAATAAAATTATACGCTACGTTTTTGTTGATTTACTGAGAAATAAAACCATCATTTTCTATACCGTTTTACTCTTTGCCCTTTCAGTAAGTGTGTTCAGTATGGAAGATAATTATGAAAAAGGATTGGTGAGTTTATTGAACATTGTACTTTTTGTAGTTCCTCTGGTAAGTATCGTATTTTCAAGCATATACCTCTATAATAGTGCTGAATTTATTTGTTTATTAGTGAGTCAACCCCTGAAGCGGGGGAATATTTGGCTGAGCATCTTTGCAGGTCTGGCAGGTACCTTATGTCTATCCTTTTTTATAGGCGTAGGGATACCAACCCTCATTTATGCTTTCAGCAGTTCTGGATTAATTTTGGTCGGATGCGGGTTATTGCTTTCTGTGATCTTTGTGTCAATAGCCTTGTGGACCTCTGTATTGATTCGGGACAAATCCAAAGGTATCGGACTTGCAATCCTCTTGTGGTTGTATTTCGGGTTGCTGTTCGATGCCTTGGTCTTATTTATGTTGTTCCAATTTTCGGACTACCCAATCGAGAACTTTATGGTTGGATTGTCCATGTTCAACCCCATCGATGTCTGTCGGATCATGATCCTCTTACAACTCGACCTTTCTGCCATGATGGGCTACACCGGAGCAATTTTTAGAGACTTCTTTGGAAATGCACTAGGCATGGGCCTAACCATGGGCGTCCTGTTTTTGTGGGCGAGCATTCCACTATGGCTGTCGGTCAGGTATTTTAAAAAGAAGGATCTATAG
- a CDS encoding FixH family protein, which translates to MKNVIYVICWSLFALTMASCQKDDGLENPLEDKMIIAEKTINASTQVQLLADKDLVVGFQQVYIRVLKDGKSNATDKIEFSPVMDMGTMKHGAPTGKFAFNSAVDAFQGFVVFTMPTADNGTWAIDLKINNETLNFPVVIKPAATRNVPVKSFTAPDNKRYILTLVQPSSPKIGINDLEVMVFWRENMFSFPVQDGLTLDFHPEMTSMNHGSSNNVNPQGSGAGIYKGKVNFSMSGDWRLFFNISKGETQLGKDVFLDVLF; encoded by the coding sequence ATGAAAAATGTAATCTATGTGATCTGTTGGAGTTTATTTGCTCTGACGATGGCTTCTTGCCAAAAGGACGATGGTTTGGAGAATCCTTTGGAAGATAAAATGATCATTGCTGAAAAAACGATAAATGCCTCAACGCAGGTCCAGCTCTTGGCTGATAAGGACCTGGTTGTAGGTTTTCAACAAGTTTATATCAGAGTTTTGAAAGATGGAAAATCTAATGCTACAGATAAGATAGAATTTTCTCCAGTCATGGATATGGGTACCATGAAACATGGTGCACCTACCGGTAAATTTGCATTCAATTCTGCCGTTGATGCCTTCCAAGGTTTTGTGGTTTTTACCATGCCTACTGCGGATAATGGAACTTGGGCAATTGACCTGAAAATCAATAATGAAACGCTGAACTTTCCGGTCGTGATCAAACCTGCAGCCACGCGTAATGTTCCTGTGAAGTCTTTCACTGCACCTGATAATAAACGCTACATCCTGACCTTGGTACAACCTTCTTCCCCAAAGATTGGAATCAATGATTTGGAAGTGATGGTTTTCTGGAGGGAAAATATGTTTTCATTTCCTGTTCAAGATGGATTGACATTAGATTTCCATCCCGAAATGACTTCCATGAACCATGGCTCCAGCAATAATGTAAACCCACAGGGTTCAGGTGCAGGAATTTATAAAGGAAAAGTGAATTTCAGTATGTCTGGAGATTGGAGATTATTCTTCAATATCAGCAAGGGTGAAACCCAGTTAGGGAAAGATGTCTTTCTAGATGTTCTTTTTTGA
- a CDS encoding DUF2249 domain-containing protein, with product MIINQFTKISELIKANELCIDAIASIAKPLRKIKIPILRKVLTPRVNIMEAAKIANCSVDDFRRVLEPLGFTWEEASGPKTSELEKVQNKPGWLLECEQIVRLDVRPILDADRDPLKEIMAAYKSLPEKAVLEIINTFLPFPLISRLEDKGAFSYTDEVSKTEFHTYFYKPMGEKAVTKIESMISFVSFDVIEGILNKKSFDMVELDVRSLPMPQPMERILETLGQLKANEGLFVQHKKVPLYLLEELGNLPYRVFVSEIAEGDVRILIHP from the coding sequence ATGATAATCAATCAATTCACAAAAATCTCAGAGCTTATCAAAGCTAATGAGTTGTGCATTGATGCCATTGCATCAATAGCGAAACCCTTACGGAAAATCAAAATTCCAATATTGCGTAAGGTCTTGACTCCTCGTGTCAATATCATGGAAGCTGCAAAGATTGCAAACTGTTCTGTAGATGACTTTAGACGTGTTCTGGAGCCACTGGGTTTTACATGGGAAGAGGCTTCTGGGCCCAAGACTTCTGAATTAGAGAAAGTACAAAATAAACCAGGCTGGCTACTGGAATGTGAACAGATTGTTCGATTGGATGTCAGGCCAATTCTAGATGCTGACCGTGATCCTTTAAAAGAAATCATGGCAGCTTATAAATCACTTCCTGAAAAGGCAGTTTTGGAAATCATCAATACATTTTTGCCATTCCCACTTATTAGCCGACTGGAAGATAAAGGCGCATTCAGTTATACCGATGAAGTTTCAAAAACGGAATTTCATACTTATTTCTATAAGCCAATGGGAGAAAAGGCGGTGACCAAAATAGAGTCCATGATATCGTTTGTATCCTTTGATGTGATCGAAGGGATACTGAATAAGAAGAGTTTCGATATGGTAGAGTTGGATGTTAGGAGTTTGCCAATGCCACAACCTATGGAGCGTATCTTGGAAACCTTGGGCCAATTAAAAGCGAATGAAGGCCTTTTTGTCCAACACAAGAAAGTACCCCTTTACCTGTTGGAAGAATTGGGCAATCTACCTTATCGGGTATTTGTCAGCGAAATTGCCGAAGGAGATGTGAGAATATTAATTCATCCTTAA